From one Cupriavidus sp. P-10 genomic stretch:
- a CDS encoding acetamidase/formamidase family protein, with the protein MHLLRFSTEAYPHNRRGAAWRDELRIARLHCESLCADHTLHGTIQSRTTPAGIELACVASVPQTLGVAAGDGRGMTLLMLVEGNATLAAPELREPLRPGQLVCVPQQDSRKLVLSTGFRLLAVHIGQALLSARVTAPLPGAAQVLAGDSAELFSRLLQSMVLGFDTVVSADGKAIQPFENTIFSCLGAVLAESRAAPAVDMTRSRSAIFSRVCSRINARLSEPDLSLATIAADERLSARYLQKLFEKSGSSFSSFLRTSRLDRCRADLANAQYDKLSISDICYRWGFNDPSYFSHAFREQFGISPRAYRDQMAIAPAPRPPQNVSRGLPAHAKPAPVMRAAPADQPAVVSIAQARSHAARQEGQHHWLQATDKTVHWGYLSHELPPALEVRSGDTVTIETLTQHASDDRERMIDGDPGAESVFHWTAEQKNVNRRGAGPIDASVYGRGAGEGFGVHICTGPIAVRGAMPGDVLEVRILDVRPRPCANPRFAGKAFGSNASTWWGFHYRDMLTEPREREVVTVFEIDCERADGCARAVYSFRWTPQRDPFGVLHPTIDYPGVPVDHATITKNYDVLRNVSIPIRPHFGVIAVAPAQDGLIDSIPPSSFAGNLDNWRVTRGATVYLRVAVPGALLSIGDPHASQGDSELCGTAIECSLTGDFQLVLHKSTMIERGAPFADLSYPLVETAGEWILHGFSSPNHLTELGKMAQSDIYLKSTLDDAMRDAFRKARRFLMTVKGLTEDEAVTLISVAVDFGVTQVVNGNWGIHAIIRKSLFSGSA; encoded by the coding sequence TTGCACCTTTTGCGCTTTTCCACCGAAGCCTATCCGCACAACCGGCGGGGCGCCGCCTGGCGCGACGAACTCAGGATCGCGCGCCTGCATTGCGAAAGCCTGTGCGCGGATCACACCCTGCACGGCACGATCCAGTCGCGGACAACTCCGGCAGGGATAGAGCTGGCCTGTGTCGCGTCGGTTCCCCAGACCCTGGGCGTTGCTGCGGGAGACGGGCGAGGTATGACGCTGCTGATGCTGGTCGAAGGCAACGCCACCCTCGCCGCGCCAGAGCTGCGCGAGCCCCTACGGCCTGGCCAGCTGGTCTGCGTGCCGCAACAGGATTCCCGGAAGCTGGTGCTCAGCACTGGCTTCCGGCTGCTGGCGGTACACATCGGCCAGGCATTGCTCAGTGCACGGGTCACGGCACCGCTGCCAGGCGCCGCGCAGGTGCTTGCCGGCGACTCGGCCGAACTGTTCTCCCGGCTGCTGCAGTCGATGGTGCTCGGTTTCGATACCGTGGTGTCCGCTGACGGCAAGGCCATCCAGCCGTTCGAAAACACCATTTTTTCGTGCCTGGGCGCCGTCCTTGCGGAGAGCCGGGCTGCCCCGGCGGTGGACATGACGCGATCGCGTTCCGCGATTTTTTCCCGGGTTTGCAGCCGCATCAACGCTCGTCTCTCGGAACCGGATCTCAGCCTGGCCACCATCGCCGCGGACGAGCGCCTGTCGGCTCGCTACTTGCAGAAGCTGTTCGAGAAATCGGGCAGCAGCTTTTCATCCTTCCTGCGCACCAGCCGGCTTGACCGATGCCGGGCCGATCTGGCGAACGCGCAGTACGACAAGCTTTCCATTTCCGATATCTGCTATCGCTGGGGTTTCAACGATCCCTCCTATTTCAGCCACGCGTTTCGCGAACAGTTCGGGATTTCTCCGCGCGCATACCGCGACCAGATGGCGATCGCGCCGGCACCCCGGCCACCCCAGAATGTGTCGCGCGGACTTCCCGCGCACGCGAAACCCGCGCCTGTCATGCGCGCGGCGCCAGCCGACCAGCCCGCTGTCGTTTCCATTGCGCAGGCGCGATCGCATGCCGCACGCCAGGAAGGCCAGCACCACTGGCTGCAAGCAACGGACAAGACCGTGCATTGGGGCTACCTGAGCCATGAGCTGCCGCCAGCGCTGGAGGTCAGGTCCGGCGACACGGTCACCATCGAGACGCTGACCCAACACGCGTCGGACGACCGCGAGCGCATGATTGACGGCGATCCCGGCGCGGAAAGCGTCTTCCACTGGACGGCCGAACAAAAGAACGTCAACCGGCGCGGCGCAGGGCCGATCGATGCTTCGGTCTATGGCCGGGGCGCGGGAGAAGGCTTCGGCGTCCATATCTGCACCGGTCCGATCGCGGTTCGTGGTGCCATGCCCGGCGATGTCCTTGAGGTGCGAATACTCGACGTACGCCCGCGGCCGTGCGCGAACCCGCGATTTGCCGGAAAGGCTTTCGGCAGCAACGCTTCGACCTGGTGGGGATTTCACTACCGCGACATGCTGACGGAACCGCGCGAGCGGGAGGTGGTGACCGTCTTCGAGATCGATTGCGAACGTGCCGACGGTTGCGCGCGCGCGGTCTACAGCTTTCGCTGGACGCCGCAGCGCGATCCCTTCGGCGTGCTGCATCCGACCATCGATTATCCTGGCGTGCCGGTCGACCATGCCACCATTACCAAGAACTACGACGTACTGCGGAATGTCTCCATACCGATCCGGCCGCACTTCGGTGTCATTGCCGTGGCGCCGGCGCAGGACGGGCTGATCGACTCCATCCCGCCATCAAGCTTCGCCGGGAACCTGGACAACTGGCGCGTCACGCGAGGTGCCACCGTTTACCTCAGGGTTGCCGTTCCGGGCGCGCTACTGTCGATCGGTGACCCCCATGCTTCCCAAGGCGACTCCGAGCTGTGCGGAACCGCCATCGAATGCTCGCTCACCGGCGACTTCCAGCTGGTCCTGCACAAGAGCACCATGATCGAACGCGGTGCGCCCTTTGCCGACCTGAGCTACCCATTGGTGGAGACTGCCGGGGAGTGGATACTGCATGGCTTCAGCTCACCGAACCATCTGACCGAGCTGGGCAAGATGGCGCAGAGCGATATCTACCTGAAATCCACGCTCGACGATGCCATGCGCGATGCCTTCCGCAAAGCGCGCCGCTTCCTGATGACGGTCAAGGGACTGACCGAAGACGAGGCGGTCACCCTGATATCGGTCGCCGTGGATTTCGGGGTGACACAGGTCGTCAATGGCAACTGGGGCATTCACGCCATCATCAGGAAGTCCTTGTTTTCGGGTTCGGCGTAA
- a CDS encoding porin, protein MHLKHRALAAAAMAASLAQPALAQSGVTPGVTSGVTLYGQVDAFVGSTRASGGERTAIVGAGGMQTSYWGMRGNEDLGNGLKAIFDLNGFYRVDTGRFGRSDTDGFLTRSAYAGLQSPKYGTVRLGRNTTPYFLSTILFNPLVDSYNFGPSIFHTYKTATDGRVFDPGIIGDSGWSNSVVYSSPTAGGLTVNLIYAFGEQAGSTGQNKWGGNVTWFSGAFAATAAFQQVSFNAVPGDVTAPAAPAALAGFDKQTAAQLGVSYDLGVAKLFGQAQYIRTAVNGAQGDIRHANGQVGTSIPAGAGSVLASYAYANTRNDVAAMGRHTAAIAYDYNLSKRTDLYAAYFYDRVTGRPHAETLGAGMRHRF, encoded by the coding sequence ATGCATCTGAAACACCGGGCCCTGGCCGCGGCCGCCATGGCCGCGAGCCTTGCACAGCCTGCCCTGGCGCAATCGGGCGTCACCCCGGGCGTCACCTCGGGCGTCACACTTTACGGCCAGGTCGACGCCTTCGTCGGCAGCACCCGCGCCTCGGGCGGCGAGCGCACGGCAATCGTCGGCGCGGGCGGCATGCAGACCTCGTACTGGGGCATGCGCGGCAACGAAGACCTGGGTAACGGGCTCAAGGCCATCTTCGACCTGAATGGCTTCTACCGTGTCGACACGGGGCGCTTCGGCCGCTCCGACACCGACGGCTTCCTGACGCGCAGCGCCTATGCCGGGCTGCAATCGCCGAAGTACGGCACGGTGCGGCTCGGGCGCAATACCACGCCGTATTTCCTGTCGACGATCCTGTTCAACCCGCTGGTCGATTCCTACAATTTCGGCCCGTCGATCTTTCACACCTACAAGACGGCCACCGATGGACGCGTGTTCGATCCCGGCATCATCGGCGATTCCGGGTGGTCGAACTCGGTCGTGTATTCGTCGCCTACGGCCGGCGGCCTGACGGTAAACCTGATCTATGCGTTCGGCGAGCAGGCGGGCAGCACCGGCCAGAATAAATGGGGCGGCAACGTGACCTGGTTCAGCGGCGCCTTCGCCGCGACCGCCGCGTTCCAGCAGGTCAGTTTCAACGCCGTTCCCGGCGATGTGACGGCACCGGCGGCACCCGCGGCACTCGCGGGCTTCGACAAGCAGACCGCGGCCCAGCTTGGCGTGAGCTACGACCTGGGCGTCGCCAAGCTGTTCGGCCAGGCGCAGTACATCCGTACCGCGGTCAATGGCGCGCAGGGCGACATCCGCCATGCCAACGGCCAGGTTGGCACTTCGATTCCTGCCGGCGCCGGCAGCGTGCTGGCCTCGTACGCCTATGCGAATACGCGCAACGACGTGGCGGCAATGGGCCGGCACACGGCCGCCATTGCCTATGACTACAACTTGTCGAAGCGGACTGACCTGTATGCCGCGTATTTCTACGACCGCGTGACCGGGCGGCCGCATGCCGAGACACTGGGTGCTGGCATGCGGCATCGGTTCTAG
- the pyrC gene encoding dihydroorotase, with protein MTVQTLTIRRPDDWHLHLRDGDLLRAVLPASARQFGRAIVMPNLKPPVTTAEAAMTYRERILGALPPGSAFTPLMTCYLCDTTDPADIRAGFDAGAFAAAKLYPAGATTHSEYGVTSIGRVAGVLAVMQDIGMPLLIHGESTDPAVDVFDREAAFLQATLRPLLARYPRLKVVLEHITTAEAADFVMRDASGRLAATITPQHLMFNRNAMFAGGIRPHYYCLPVLKRERHRLALRRAATSGSPALFLGTDSAPHDTGAKESACGCAGIFSAPVALQAYLTVFDEEQAIHRFEAFASESGARFYGMPPHQETITFHRSPMHVTEQTELPDGRHIRQFLAGETLPWTLA; from the coding sequence ATGACCGTGCAGACCCTGACCATCCGCCGCCCGGACGACTGGCACCTGCACCTGCGCGACGGCGACCTGCTGCGCGCGGTGCTGCCGGCGTCCGCCCGCCAGTTCGGCCGGGCCATCGTGATGCCCAATCTGAAGCCGCCGGTCACCACGGCGGAGGCGGCCATGACCTATCGTGAACGTATCCTTGGCGCATTGCCGCCGGGGTCCGCGTTCACGCCGCTGATGACCTGCTACCTGTGCGACACCACCGATCCGGCGGACATCCGCGCCGGCTTTGACGCCGGTGCCTTTGCCGCCGCAAAGCTGTATCCCGCCGGCGCCACCACCCACTCCGAGTATGGCGTGACGTCGATCGGCCGCGTTGCCGGCGTGCTGGCCGTCATGCAGGACATCGGCATGCCGCTGCTGATCCATGGCGAAAGCACCGATCCCGCGGTCGACGTCTTCGACCGCGAGGCGGCATTCCTGCAGGCCACCTTGCGGCCGCTGCTGGCCCGCTACCCGCGCCTGAAAGTGGTGCTGGAACACATCACCACCGCCGAAGCGGCCGACTTCGTCATGCGCGACGCGAGCGGCAGGCTGGCGGCCACCATCACGCCGCAGCACCTGATGTTCAACCGCAATGCCATGTTCGCGGGCGGCATCCGGCCGCACTACTACTGCCTGCCGGTACTGAAGCGCGAGCGGCACCGGCTGGCGCTGCGGCGCGCGGCCACCTCGGGCTCGCCGGCGTTGTTCCTCGGCACCGATTCGGCGCCGCACGACACCGGCGCCAAGGAATCCGCCTGCGGTTGTGCCGGCATCTTCAGCGCGCCCGTTGCGTTGCAGGCCTACCTGACCGTGTTCGACGAGGAACAGGCCATACACCGCTTCGAAGCCTTCGCCAGCGAAAGCGGCGCGCGCTTCTACGGCATGCCGCCGCACCAGGAGACGATCACGTTCCACCGCAGCCCCATGCACGTGACGGAACAGACCGAACTGCCGGACGGGCGGCACATCCGTCAGTTCCTGGCCGGCGAGACATTGCCCTGGACGCTCGCCTAG
- a CDS encoding dihydroorotate dehydrogenase: MANLTVRVGDLTLRNPVMPASGCFAIEYREAMDLNRLGALVIKSVSPKSRAGNPTPRVAETFSGMLNSIGIPSKGLDYYRKEVLPAYTQYNTPVVVSISADTAEEFGTACEEMSLPEVDVIEANISCPNLEADGMAFAMLPETTYKAVSAIRRRTRHPFWVKLTPNAGNIAAVARAAEEAGADAIVMGNTVLGMAIDIRTRKPRLGNVMGGLSGPAIKPIALRLVHQCYRAVRIPIIGCGGIQSAEDAVEFMLAGASAIQVGTASFRDPAVMQKIIDGLDAYCEQAGIASIRDLTGQVILDRQLSDRWLRFAQQSG, encoded by the coding sequence TTGGCTAATCTGACTGTCCGGGTTGGCGACCTGACGTTGCGCAACCCCGTGATGCCCGCATCCGGATGCTTCGCCATCGAGTACCGCGAGGCGATGGATCTGAACCGGCTTGGCGCGCTGGTCATCAAGAGCGTCTCGCCGAAGTCGCGCGCGGGCAACCCCACCCCGCGCGTGGCCGAAACCTTCAGCGGCATGCTCAACTCGATCGGCATCCCCAGCAAGGGACTCGACTACTACCGCAAGGAAGTCCTGCCGGCCTACACACAGTACAACACCCCGGTGGTGGTATCGATTTCCGCGGATACGGCCGAGGAGTTCGGCACCGCCTGCGAGGAGATGTCGCTGCCCGAAGTCGACGTGATCGAGGCCAATATCTCCTGCCCCAACCTGGAAGCGGACGGCATGGCCTTCGCCATGCTGCCCGAGACCACCTACAAGGCAGTCTCCGCGATTCGCCGCCGCACCCGGCACCCGTTCTGGGTCAAGCTGACGCCCAACGCCGGCAATATCGCCGCCGTCGCCCGCGCTGCCGAGGAAGCCGGTGCCGATGCGATCGTGATGGGCAACACCGTGCTGGGCATGGCGATCGATATCCGCACGCGCAAGCCCAGGCTCGGCAATGTCATGGGTGGCCTGTCCGGGCCTGCGATCAAGCCGATTGCCCTGCGGCTGGTGCATCAGTGCTATCGCGCCGTGCGCATCCCCATCATCGGCTGCGGCGGCATCCAGAGCGCCGAGGACGCGGTCGAGTTCATGCTCGCGGGGGCGTCGGCGATCCAGGTCGGCACGGCCTCGTTCCGGGATCCGGCGGTCATGCAGAAGATCATCGACGGGCTCGATGCGTACTGCGAGCAGGCCGGCATCGCATCGATCCGCGACCTGACCGGGCAGGTGATCCTCGACCGCCAGCTCAGCGACCGCTGGCTGCGCTTTGCCCAGCAATCCGGCTGA
- a CDS encoding hydantoinase/carbamoylase family amidase gives MEILELRPLAEQLFADIGALSFDGVGITRDSYGAGESAAADYLRRFAALHGLHAQSDRAANLVFTLPEEDAGAPAAWVGSHLDSVPQGGNFDGLAGIVAGLLCLAARKAQGGSGAAPLRVIAFRGEESAWFGKAYMGSGAALGKLGTDDLALKHRSSGKTLADCMAAAGADVEAIAAQQPLFDRAAAAAYLELHIEQGPVMVARKLPLAVVPGIRGNVRHNRIACLGEPGHSGAVPRWLRKDAMFAVAELITRLDEHWKVLLERGIDLVVTTGVVSTDPAEHSISRIPGKVEFSFEARSKSVDTLEGFYQLLRTECKAIGRDRGVHFEFDRRIESAPATMDLALSNLLREACAGAGLPVEMVPSGAGHDASLFANAGIPTAMLFVRNENGSHNPDEAMDLDDFMLGTQVMYRALEGIPARRQA, from the coding sequence ATGGAAATCCTGGAACTCAGGCCGCTGGCCGAACAGTTGTTCGCCGACATCGGCGCGCTGTCGTTCGATGGCGTCGGCATTACCCGCGACAGCTATGGCGCCGGCGAATCGGCCGCCGCCGATTACCTGCGGCGCTTTGCCGCGCTGCACGGGCTGCACGCGCAAAGCGATCGCGCAGCAAACCTCGTGTTCACCCTGCCCGAGGAGGACGCCGGCGCACCGGCCGCGTGGGTCGGCTCGCATCTCGATTCTGTCCCGCAGGGCGGCAACTTCGACGGCCTCGCGGGGATCGTCGCCGGGCTGCTGTGCCTGGCCGCGCGAAAGGCGCAAGGTGGGTCCGGTGCCGCGCCGCTGCGCGTGATCGCCTTCCGCGGCGAGGAGAGCGCGTGGTTCGGCAAGGCCTACATGGGATCGGGCGCGGCGCTGGGCAAGCTCGGCACGGACGACCTGGCGCTGAAGCACCGCAGTTCGGGCAAGACGCTCGCCGATTGCATGGCGGCGGCCGGCGCCGACGTCGAGGCCATCGCCGCGCAGCAACCCTTGTTCGACCGTGCCGCCGCAGCGGCATACCTGGAGCTGCATATCGAGCAGGGGCCGGTGATGGTGGCCCGCAAGCTGCCGCTGGCCGTGGTGCCCGGCATTCGCGGCAACGTCAGGCACAACCGCATCGCCTGCCTCGGCGAACCCGGGCATTCCGGCGCGGTGCCGCGTTGGCTGCGCAAGGATGCGATGTTTGCCGTGGCGGAGCTGATCACGCGGCTCGACGAACACTGGAAGGTGCTGCTCGAACGCGGCATTGACCTGGTTGTGACCACCGGGGTGGTGTCCACCGATCCCGCCGAGCATTCGATTTCACGGATTCCGGGCAAGGTCGAATTCAGCTTCGAGGCGCGCAGCAAGAGCGTGGATACGCTGGAAGGCTTCTACCAGCTGCTGCGTACGGAATGCAAGGCCATCGGCCGCGACCGCGGGGTGCATTTCGAGTTCGACCGCCGCATCGAATCGGCTCCGGCGACGATGGACCTTGCACTGTCAAACCTGCTGCGTGAGGCGTGTGCCGGCGCCGGACTGCCGGTCGAGATGGTGCCGAGCGGCGCCGGGCACGATGCCTCGCTGTTCGCCAATGCCGGCATCCCCACCGCCATGCTCTTTGTCCGCAACGAAAACGGCTCGCACAATCCCGACGAGGCGATGGACCTGGATGATTTCATGCTCGGCACGCAAGTCATGTATCGGGCACTCGAAGGCATCCCGGCCAGGAGGCAGGCATGA
- the aspA gene encoding aspartate ammonia-lyase produces the protein MTNTYRTEADLLGERQVPADAYYGVHTLRAWENFQISGTPISSWPELIIALASVKQAAAEANAELGLLPANLRDAILAACHDVSEGMLHDQFIVDTIQGGAGTSTNMNANEVVCNRALEHMGHSKGEYQFLHPNEHVNMAQSTNDVYPTALRIATYFAIEHLLEAMQVLHAAFDRKSTEFSGLLKLGRTQLQDAVPMTLGQEFSTYAVMLEEDMARLRETALLIREINLGATAIGTGITAHPDYAPKALAALRRITGIDLCLAPNLVEATQDCGAFVQISGVLKRIAVKLSKTCNDLRLLSSGPRAGFGEINLPPMQAGSSIMPGKVNPVIPEVVNQIAFEVFGNDITITFAAEAGQLQLNAFEPVIAASLLRSFRHLTNGCLTLARKCVDGITANPERLRETIERSIALVTALNPVIGYKNATSVAAEAHAKGTTIREVVLARGLMTAEALDEALRPETLIRPRADKLGGKP, from the coding sequence ATGACCAATACCTATCGCACCGAAGCCGACCTGCTTGGCGAACGCCAGGTGCCGGCCGACGCTTACTACGGCGTCCACACCCTGCGGGCCTGGGAGAACTTCCAGATCAGCGGCACCCCGATCTCCTCATGGCCGGAACTGATCATTGCGCTGGCCTCCGTCAAGCAGGCTGCCGCCGAGGCCAATGCCGAACTCGGCCTGCTGCCGGCCAACTTGCGCGACGCCATCCTGGCCGCCTGCCATGACGTGAGCGAAGGCATGCTGCATGACCAGTTCATTGTCGACACGATCCAGGGCGGAGCCGGCACGTCGACGAACATGAATGCCAACGAGGTCGTCTGCAACCGCGCGCTCGAGCACATGGGGCACAGCAAGGGCGAATACCAGTTCCTGCACCCGAACGAGCACGTCAACATGGCGCAGAGCACCAACGACGTCTATCCGACCGCGCTGCGCATTGCCACGTACTTTGCCATCGAGCACCTGCTTGAAGCGATGCAAGTGCTGCACGCCGCGTTCGACCGCAAGTCGACGGAGTTTTCCGGCCTGCTCAAGCTCGGGCGCACCCAGTTGCAGGATGCCGTGCCGATGACGCTCGGCCAGGAATTCTCCACGTACGCGGTCATGCTCGAAGAAGACATGGCACGCCTGCGCGAAACCGCGTTGCTGATCCGCGAGATCAACCTCGGCGCCACCGCGATCGGCACCGGCATCACCGCGCACCCCGACTATGCGCCAAAGGCCCTGGCTGCATTGCGCCGCATCACCGGCATCGACCTGTGTCTCGCGCCCAACCTGGTGGAAGCCACGCAGGATTGCGGCGCCTTCGTGCAGATCTCCGGCGTGCTCAAGCGCATCGCCGTCAAGCTGTCCAAGACCTGCAACGACCTGCGACTGCTGTCGAGCGGGCCGCGCGCGGGCTTCGGCGAGATCAACCTGCCGCCGATGCAGGCGGGGTCGTCGATCATGCCGGGCAAGGTCAACCCGGTCATCCCGGAGGTCGTGAACCAGATCGCCTTCGAAGTGTTCGGCAACGACATCACCATCACCTTTGCCGCGGAAGCCGGCCAGCTGCAGCTCAATGCCTTCGAGCCGGTGATTGCCGCCAGCCTGCTGCGCAGCTTCCGGCACCTGACCAATGGCTGCCTGACGCTGGCGCGGAAATGCGTCGACGGCATTACCGCCAACCCGGAACGCCTGCGCGAGACCATCGAGCGCTCGATCGCACTGGTTACGGCGCTCAATCCCGTGATCGGCTACAAGAACGCGACCTCGGTCGCCGCCGAGGCCCATGCCAAGGGCACCACCATCCGCGAAGTGGTGCTGGCACGGGGCCTGATGACCGCCGAGGCGCTGGACGAAGCACTGCGCCCCGAAACGCTGATCCGGCCGCGTGCCGACAAGCTCGGCGGCAAGCCATGA
- a CDS encoding orotate phosphoribosyltransferase produces MPRPRTALTLQASVGRALIEAGCVRFRRDEPFRLPSGWASPVYIDCRRLISYPALRRALVQRGLQLLRERGRLAGIDAVAGAESSGIAFAAWVAELLDLPLIYVRKEARGIGPAAQVVGDIRAGDRVLLVDDMMAAGRSKAAFCAALSDAGAVVHDILVLFDYATFPTQAALSRWQPAIHALATWRDILDALHESGDVAEADLAELQAFLADPPRWSSRHGGIAA; encoded by the coding sequence ATGCCCCGCCCTCGCACCGCACTCACGCTGCAGGCGTCCGTCGGCCGCGCGCTGATCGAGGCCGGCTGCGTCCGCTTTCGCCGCGACGAGCCCTTCCGGCTGCCCTCGGGCTGGGCCAGCCCGGTCTATATCGATTGCCGTCGGCTGATCTCGTACCCGGCACTGCGCCGCGCGCTGGTGCAGCGTGGCCTGCAGCTGCTGCGCGAGCGCGGCCGTTTGGCCGGCATCGACGCGGTCGCCGGCGCGGAATCCAGCGGGATCGCGTTCGCCGCGTGGGTGGCCGAGCTGCTCGACCTGCCGCTGATCTACGTGCGCAAGGAAGCGCGCGGCATCGGCCCCGCCGCGCAGGTCGTCGGCGACATCCGCGCCGGCGACCGCGTGCTGCTGGTCGACGACATGATGGCAGCGGGCCGGTCCAAGGCCGCCTTCTGCGCGGCACTGTCCGACGCTGGGGCAGTCGTGCACGACATCCTGGTCCTGTTCGACTACGCCACGTTCCCGACGCAGGCGGCCCTGTCCCGCTGGCAGCCAGCCATCCATGCGCTGGCCACGTGGCGCGACATCCTCGACGCGCTGCACGAGTCGGGCGACGTTGCCGAGGCCGACCTGGCCGAATTGCAAGCCTTCCTGGCCGACCCGCCGCGCTGGTCCAGCCGGCACGGCGGCATCGCCGCGTAG
- a CDS encoding dihydroorotate dehydrogenase electron transfer subunit, whose amino-acid sequence MCATVCSADSAATVASYRCRIVEHYWVNQRYKYIRLESDAPIAAMTRPGQFYQLSCPATAEAQPFLLRPMSVYGAGPESGRIEFLYNVTGVGTRAMATLPVDGRLDIVGPLGNTFTFKPSFRRILVVARGVGLATMAPLIRQAAEAGTAITAVMSARTSGDLMEKEFLRGASAEVHAVFDADGTSSVEAVEALTRRLIDTQRPDAIYTCGSHRLLMLLQRVLEDHPGIQGEVAMEQRMACGMGVCLSCVRLFDCDGDKQFLRVCREGPVFKISEVVGEVEFG is encoded by the coding sequence ATGTGTGCCACCGTGTGTAGCGCGGATTCCGCGGCTACCGTAGCCTCCTATCGCTGTCGAATCGTCGAACACTACTGGGTCAACCAGCGCTACAAGTACATCCGGCTTGAATCGGACGCCCCGATCGCGGCGATGACGCGGCCCGGACAGTTCTATCAACTCAGTTGCCCCGCCACGGCCGAAGCGCAGCCGTTCCTGCTGCGGCCGATGAGCGTCTATGGCGCCGGTCCGGAAAGCGGGCGCATCGAATTTCTCTACAACGTCACCGGCGTTGGCACGCGGGCGATGGCCACGCTGCCGGTCGACGGCCGGCTGGACATCGTCGGCCCGCTCGGCAATACGTTTACGTTCAAGCCGTCGTTCCGCCGCATCCTCGTGGTCGCGCGCGGCGTCGGGCTGGCGACGATGGCGCCCTTGATCCGCCAGGCTGCCGAGGCCGGCACCGCCATCACCGCGGTCATGTCGGCGCGTACCTCGGGCGACCTGATGGAGAAGGAATTCCTGCGCGGCGCCAGCGCCGAGGTGCACGCCGTGTTCGATGCCGACGGCACATCGTCGGTCGAGGCGGTCGAAGCCTTGACCCGCCGCCTGATCGACACGCAACGCCCTGATGCCATCTACACCTGCGGCTCGCACCGCCTGCTGATGCTGCTCCAGCGCGTACTCGAGGACCACCCCGGCATCCAGGGGGAAGTCGCGATGGAGCAGCGCATGGCATGCGGCATGGGTGTGTGCCTGTCGTGCGTGCGGCTGTTCGATTGCGATGGCGACAAGCAGTTCCTGCGCGTCTGCCGCGAGGGTCCTGTTTTCAAGATCAGTGAAGTGGTTGGGGAGGTGGAATTTGGCTAA